The following is a genomic window from Pseudoalteromonas rubra.
CAAATGCGGCCACTCCATTCTGTGGCAGAGCTGACACAGCATGTGGAGTTTTTTATCGATGCACTGGCTGATTATCAATGTGATCTGGCGTTGTTACCTGAGCTGTTTAATGCGCCTCTGATGGGCATTGAAGCGCACGAAAACTCACTGGATTCAATCAAAGCGCTGGCTGAATTCTCAACTGAAGTGGTGGAGGCGATTTCGCATCTGGCGGTGAGTTATAACATTAATATTATCGCCGGCTCCATCCCGGTGATTGAAGACAAAGCCCTCTACAATGTGTCCTACTTCTGCCGTCGCGATGGCACCATAGAATCGCAAACCAAGATCCATCCGACCCCCTATGAAAAAAGTGCCTGGATCATGCAAGGCGGCGACAGTCTGAACGTGTTTGACACCGATTTTGGCAAAATAGGGATCCTCATCTGTTATGACGTGGAATTCCCTGAACTGGGGCGGTTACTCTCAGAGCAGGGCATGCAGATCTTATTTGTCCCATTCTGGACAGATACCAAAAATGCTTATTTGCGGGTACGCTGTTGTGCCCAAGCCCGCGCCATAGAGAACGAATGTTATGTAGTGACGGCAGGCAGTGTGGGCAACTTACCTAAGGTCGATGGCGCGGATATCCAGTACGCCCAGTCTGCGGTGTTCTCGCCTTCAGATTTTGCGTTTCCCCACGACGCCACGATGGCTGAAACCACCCCCAACACAGAGATGACTCTGATAGTCGATTTGGATCTGGAGAAGTTACACGAGCTGCGTCACGAGGGCTCCGTCAGAAACTACCTGGACAGAAGGCGGGACCTGTATCGAATTAACTGGCTGGGCGAACAAAAAGTTAAGTAATTGGGATGGGCGCATGTGATGAATATGCGCTGAGACTATGGCTGCTCAGAAGAGCTACCCAGCACCTGAGTGCCGGGTTTGTTTGCCCGTTACTCTGACTCCAGGCCTTCGATATCAATACCAAATTGGGTGCTGGTCACCCCTGCCAGGCCCTCGATATGGGCTTTAAAGGCATTGAGCTCTGTACCAGGTTGTGCTGCGAAAATGGCACGATTGGCCCGGACATAAACCAGTTCCAGGTTATGTGCCGCAGCAAATTCCTGGGCATTGATGAGCGGTTCCAGTTCTGCAACCACTTCACCGGTTAAAATGTAGGTGGTGCCGGTTTTCGCATCTGTGATTGCTACACCTGTTAGCAAGTGCTCACTGGCAGACAAATAACTTTTTCCATTGAGCGTCACGCTATGGCTGAGTGTCGCACTGAGCGGTTGTGCTTCATACACTTCGTTACTGGATGCACTGGCAGTTGAAATTCCGCAGGCAAGTAATGCGGTGGTGAGTAAGTATTTTTTCATGTCAGTACTCCTTATTTACGACCGATGAAGCGAATGTCCCACGACTTCAGCAGGCCATTGTCTGAATTGTTTCTGTGCACCATGTTGACGTTGGGCGCACCAGCTGCACGCGGGTCGAAAACATAGAATTCGTCCTGAGCTGCTGTATCGATGACACGCAGGGTCCATTCACCTTGTGCCTGCTCACCATAGAAGTGATGTGTCAGCATTTGTGTATTTTCCATGCCGTTTTGTCCCAGGATGGTGCCTGTGCGTGGTGTCATGATCACACTGCGCGTACCTGATGGAGAAATCAGTTCAATGGCTAAATCTCTTGTGCTGGTGTGGTCGATGTTAACACGTACCTGAATGGCATCGACTGTCATCACTTCTGTTGACTGATAAGTGCTTGATACTCCGTTGATATCGCCATCTGGAATGGCACTGTTGGCTGTCACTGCAAAGCGTTCAGTTTGTGTGAACTGACCCAGCTGTTGGTCATAGAAGCGCGCCATGTTTACGGCTGCATCCACGTCTACTGCACCGAAGCCATAGAAGTTATGGAAGGCATAGCCTGCGGCGTTGGTTTGCCAGGCGTCAATGGCCTGATAGCTGACCGTGTCACCTTGCGCAGTTTCAAACGACAGTGCCACACCGGCGTTATCCGGATCGATTTGTCTGGCGGTGCTGGCCAGTATGTGACGCACATCTTGCCAGCTCAATGCCGGGTTGGCAGACATGATCAGGGCAATGGCACCCGCAGCGCTTGGTGCTGCCGAAGACGTCCCGTTGAAGCGCGCGCCATAATCACAGTTCGGATCCAATGGATGACCGCCATGCAAGTCATTGCGACCATAAGCCGGGTTGTAGCCAGCGTCACAGCCGGTCAGATCGGTCGTGATCATTGCCGGGGTATAGACACCATATTGACCGCCCGTGGCTGATACGAATACTGCTGAACCAACGGTGGAGTATGAAGACAATTGGCCATCGGCATTGTAGGCCGACACAACCATATTCCAAAATGAGGTATCCATTTGCTCCAGGTTGACATTCTGTAAAGGCAGGCCATGGTTGTTGTTTTCAAAGCGCAGATAGCCGGAGCCAAAACGAGGGTCGGTAAAAGTTTGTCTGGCGTAGCCATTACCCGCAGATTTGACGAACAGGGCACCACGTCCACCATGGGTGGTACGAGTGATCTCTTCCTGGGCATCTTCATAGGTTTTCAGCCAGGGATCGATTGTGTAGTCAAAGCTGTCTGGTGCAGACATAGTGCGGCCATAGCTTTGGTTAAAAATTCTTGGGAAATCAAAAGAATGTTTATTATAGCCATCTGAGTACATGCCGTGCGACTGTAGCCAGTTCGCGGTGTTGTAGTTGCCTGATGAGATCAGGTTAAAGCCCACAATACCGGCGCGTGGTGCGATGCCTCGTCCACCAATGCCGTTAAAGGCACTGGCAGCAATGATCCCGGCAACCGACGTGCCGTGACGATCTGTGGGGCCACCAGGGACCAGATCCGGAGTATCAGTGGTAAAGTTCCATGAACCAGGGCGCACGTTGTCGCGCAGATCCGGGTGGGTTAGCTCTACGGCGCCATCGATCACCGCGGCTGTCACACCTGTGCCCAAAATGCCCAGCGCATGGGTCAGTGACAAGTTCATGTCTTCACCGGCTTTACCACCTCTGTCAGAGAATGCTGCCTGACCTGTATTTTGCAAATGCCACTGATGAGAGACCAGCGGATCGCCAGGCATTAGTGGATAGTCGTTAGCCGAGACGGCTAAGCTGTGGGTAGCAGCAATACAGGCTGCCAGTATTGTAAGCTTAGTTCTTATCATAAATTAGTTTCTTCTTATTTACATTTGTACCTGTTGTTTTGTGTACCCTATATTGTCACATTTGAAAATGCAAGGTTGCATTTTGTTTTTATAATGGGGTTTTTTATTTGTTTTTTTGTTTGTTTTGACTAGTTGGTGTGGCTTTTTACTGCAATCGCAAATGAGGTTGTTGGAACTGCACCAGATTGATCTAGCCAATGCAAAAGCACTCTGGCTTTATCATCCGTTTTTTTTCGCCTACATTTTTAGCATGAGCACTTCTTTGATTTCAGTATGGCTAAATTACCGGATGTAAATATTTTGGACGGAACACCACAA
Proteins encoded in this region:
- a CDS encoding S8 family peptidase; its protein translation is MIRTKLTILAACIAATHSLAVSANDYPLMPGDPLVSHQWHLQNTGQAAFSDRGGKAGEDMNLSLTHALGILGTGVTAAVIDGAVELTHPDLRDNVRPGSWNFTTDTPDLVPGGPTDRHGTSVAGIIAASAFNGIGGRGIAPRAGIVGFNLISSGNYNTANWLQSHGMYSDGYNKHSFDFPRIFNQSYGRTMSAPDSFDYTIDPWLKTYEDAQEEITRTTHGGRGALFVKSAGNGYARQTFTDPRFGSGYLRFENNNHGLPLQNVNLEQMDTSFWNMVVSAYNADGQLSSYSTVGSAVFVSATGGQYGVYTPAMITTDLTGCDAGYNPAYGRNDLHGGHPLDPNCDYGARFNGTSSAAPSAAGAIALIMSANPALSWQDVRHILASTARQIDPDNAGVALSFETAQGDTVSYQAIDAWQTNAAGYAFHNFYGFGAVDVDAAVNMARFYDQQLGQFTQTERFAVTANSAIPDGDINGVSSTYQSTEVMTVDAIQVRVNIDHTSTRDLAIELISPSGTRSVIMTPRTGTILGQNGMENTQMLTHHFYGEQAQGEWTLRVIDTAAQDEFYVFDPRAAGAPNVNMVHRNNSDNGLLKSWDIRFIGRK
- a CDS encoding bifunctional GNAT family N-acetyltransferase/carbon-nitrogen hydrolase family protein, producing MSDGNLTENFEHKLNLRSLEAGDYADLKEVMAIVYPDLGGAPSEKQFKAQLSSFPEGQICIEDHGKVVAAAFSLIVDYDKFGDHHTYEEITGDAYLTTHDPLGDVLYGAEVFVHPDYQGMRLGRRLYEARKELCQSLNLKSIVAGGRIPNYQHHASEMSPQKYIELVKKKEIYDPILSFQLSNDFEVKRVLNKYLPEDKESKGYATLLEWTNLYYERNEVPLFGAVKKSARVGCVQWQMRPLHSVAELTQHVEFFIDALADYQCDLALLPELFNAPLMGIEAHENSLDSIKALAEFSTEVVEAISHLAVSYNINIIAGSIPVIEDKALYNVSYFCRRDGTIESQTKIHPTPYEKSAWIMQGGDSLNVFDTDFGKIGILICYDVEFPELGRLLSEQGMQILFVPFWTDTKNAYLRVRCCAQARAIENECYVVTAGSVGNLPKVDGADIQYAQSAVFSPSDFAFPHDATMAETTPNTEMTLIVDLDLEKLHELRHEGSVRNYLDRRRDLYRINWLGEQKVK